Proteins encoded by one window of Cyclobacteriaceae bacterium:
- a CDS encoding tetratricopeptide repeat protein, giving the protein MTNNYYKKYIYILLIIIPSVLCSLSLNAQNQQDIQLANEYLLKGDKLKAIELYRDLAKSDVNIPYIHNNYLSVLLDAGDSEEAHAYLKRVLRRDPENIQYRTDVGIVYARTGELAKADKYFKDLIQTYKGNITRIKMIADYLSGKSLAEYSIIALTESRQTVGNPYLFCLELAMLYRVKGEKDKMVQEYLNYVTQNSGNIQYVKNVMQALLTKPDELESLEKILYDRIQKYPDVDVYSDLLIWVTMQQKNFYASFIQARAYDKRYKKFGERCMEVARVALDNEDYDNAFRSYSYVVKEYPTGPYYLQARLGLVKTREARIKNTFPVNADSVRNLIAAYTEFIDSYRDNPNAHEAQRSEALLYANYLDEKDKAVELLNNLIENPRASLQIKSKTKLDLGDIYLLKGETWESSLLYSQVEKALKESPLGYEAKLKNAKLFYYRGNFRLAQEHLDILKEATTREIANDAMELSMRIKENIAFDSVGSALKAFASIELLLYQNKTADALKEISYLKEGRIKVSTKGMSKEEAFLLNISLTPGSDSAWVSFSNHTILDDVYWLEANIRMKKGEFETSLGLLQKILTDYPEDILADDAFFLQGEIYERQLANKDKAMEIYREFLNKFPGSVYTAEARKRFRVLRGDFSDAEQPEL; this is encoded by the coding sequence ATGACTAATAACTATTATAAAAAATACATATATATATTATTAATAATAATACCCTCGGTATTGTGTAGTCTTTCGTTGAATGCTCAAAATCAACAAGACATTCAACTGGCTAATGAATATTTATTAAAAGGTGATAAGCTAAAAGCAATTGAGTTATATCGCGACCTGGCCAAAAGCGATGTTAATATTCCGTACATCCACAATAATTATTTAAGCGTTTTACTTGATGCCGGAGATAGTGAAGAGGCGCATGCTTATTTGAAACGGGTATTGCGTAGGGATCCTGAAAATATTCAATACCGAACAGACGTAGGAATTGTTTATGCCCGAACAGGTGAGCTCGCCAAAGCAGATAAATATTTTAAAGACTTAATACAAACCTACAAGGGCAACATAACCCGCATTAAGATGATTGCGGATTATTTGTCGGGTAAATCACTAGCGGAATATTCCATAATTGCATTAACCGAAAGCAGGCAAACGGTTGGAAACCCCTATTTGTTTTGCCTGGAGCTGGCCATGCTTTACCGGGTGAAGGGAGAAAAGGACAAGATGGTTCAAGAGTACCTGAATTATGTTACCCAAAACTCCGGTAATATTCAGTACGTGAAAAATGTGATGCAGGCCTTGCTCACTAAACCTGATGAGTTGGAGAGCCTGGAGAAAATTCTATACGACCGCATTCAAAAGTATCCGGATGTTGATGTGTACTCCGATTTGTTGATCTGGGTGACCATGCAACAAAAGAATTTTTATGCGTCCTTTATTCAGGCGCGGGCTTACGATAAGCGGTATAAAAAATTTGGCGAACGATGCATGGAGGTGGCGCGGGTAGCATTGGACAATGAAGATTATGACAACGCCTTTCGCAGTTACAGCTATGTGGTAAAAGAATATCCTACAGGACCGTATTATCTACAGGCACGATTAGGATTGGTTAAAACCCGTGAAGCGCGGATTAAAAACACATTCCCGGTTAATGCAGATTCCGTACGAAACTTAATTGCGGCCTATACCGAATTTATTGATTCATATCGTGATAACCCCAATGCGCATGAAGCTCAACGAAGTGAGGCATTGTTGTATGCCAACTACCTTGATGAGAAAGATAAGGCCGTTGAATTATTGAATAACCTGATCGAAAACCCGCGAGCATCACTGCAGATAAAATCAAAAACGAAGTTGGATCTTGGTGATATTTATTTACTGAAGGGAGAAACCTGGGAGTCTTCCTTACTTTACTCACAGGTTGAAAAGGCGCTGAAAGAAAGTCCGCTTGGCTATGAGGCGAAATTAAAAAATGCAAAGCTGTTTTATTACCGCGGCAACTTCCGGCTTGCACAGGAGCACCTCGATATTTTGAAAGAAGCCACTACCCGCGAAATTGCCAACGATGCGATGGAGTTGAGTATGCGCATCAAAGAAAATATTGCATTCGATTCTGTAGGCTCAGCCTTAAAAGCGTTTGCTTCAATTGAGTTGTTACTTTATCAGAACAAGACGGCTGATGCTTTGAAAGAAATCTCATATTTAAAAGAGGGCCGGATAAAGGTTTCAACAAAAGGGATGTCAAAAGAAGAGGCATTTCTGCTAAATATCAGCCTGACTCCCGGCAGTGATTCGGCCTGGGTATCATTCTCCAATCATACCATTCTTGATGACGTCTATTGGTTAGAGGCGAATATCCGCATGAAGAAGGGCGAGTTTGAAACCTCCCTCGGCTTGCTTCAAAAAATCCTTACCGATTACCCGGAAGACATTCTGGCGGACGATGCATTTTTTCTGCAGGGAGAAATTTATGAACGCCAATTGGCTAATAAGGACAAAGCCATGGAAATCTATCGGGAGTTTCTAAACAAGTTTCCAGGCAGTGTGTATACAGCCGAAGCGAGAAAACGTTTTCGCGTACTACGAGGTGACTTTTCGGATGCGGAACAGCCCGAATTATAG
- a CDS encoding fasciclin domain-containing protein, whose protein sequence is MKSEQKFRTNWFSKARIALLSLAIVTLTITACDDDDDNGTMRPTQNIVALAQGNSNLTSLVAALTKFPDLVTTLSGTGTSFTVFAPTNAAFESLLDAIGQESLDDIPESVLRDVLQYHVIAGAAVRSTQLTAGPVETVGGEDIVVTTAGGIRLNGSVSVLTADVEATNGIVHVIDAVLVPPTIVPIVGTIVAPAYFNKNFTTLIAAVNAASPSILQALLAAGDKTLFAPTNEAFEEAGITTLPDQATLNAVLQYHVIAGTEVFAADIENGSSSAETLNGNIYLSKGEAGVFINGTTQVIATDITASNGVVHVIDRTLLPPSQTIADIAIDFSDNAEPEFTQLVAALLKVPALLEAADADGNLTVFAPTDAAFEALYEALDVADIDELEAAIGNEKLAEVLQHHIVAARVFSTDLSSGAVTTLNQDITINLSNLTITDGNGSTPATGLVPSLLDVHATNGVIHVIDKVLIPDGIL, encoded by the coding sequence ATGAAATCAGAGCAAAAATTTAGAACAAACTGGTTTTCAAAAGCCAGAATCGCCCTGCTCTCGTTAGCAATTGTTACGCTTACGATTACAGCCTGCGATGATGATGATGACAACGGAACTATGCGACCAACACAAAACATTGTTGCGTTGGCGCAAGGTAACAGCAACCTGACAAGCCTGGTTGCAGCACTCACCAAATTCCCTGATCTGGTAACCACACTTAGCGGAACAGGTACAAGCTTCACCGTATTTGCGCCAACCAACGCTGCATTTGAATCCCTGTTGGATGCGATCGGTCAGGAAAGTTTAGATGATATTCCTGAAAGCGTATTGCGCGATGTATTGCAGTACCACGTAATTGCAGGCGCTGCAGTAAGATCAACTCAACTCACAGCCGGTCCCGTTGAGACAGTTGGGGGTGAAGACATTGTGGTAACTACTGCCGGTGGAATTCGTTTGAATGGCAGTGTTAGTGTGTTAACAGCTGATGTTGAAGCTACTAATGGAATCGTGCACGTAATTGATGCTGTGCTTGTGCCACCCACAATCGTTCCGATCGTTGGAACCATCGTAGCACCAGCTTATTTTAATAAGAATTTCACCACGCTAATTGCGGCTGTAAATGCAGCATCTCCTTCAATCCTTCAGGCATTGCTGGCGGCTGGTGATAAAACCTTGTTTGCACCGACAAATGAAGCTTTCGAAGAAGCAGGTATAACAACTTTACCTGATCAGGCAACCTTAAATGCTGTACTACAGTACCACGTTATTGCCGGTACAGAAGTATTTGCAGCTGATATCGAAAACGGAAGTTCTTCTGCTGAAACATTGAATGGTAACATTTATTTAAGCAAGGGAGAAGCAGGTGTGTTCATCAATGGGACCACACAGGTAATTGCGACAGACATTACCGCATCTAATGGTGTAGTGCATGTGATTGATAGGACGTTATTACCTCCATCACAGACCATCGCAGACATCGCTATTGATTTCTCCGATAACGCTGAACCAGAATTTACGCAGTTAGTTGCTGCGCTTTTAAAGGTGCCAGCTTTGCTTGAAGCGGCTGACGCTGATGGTAACCTTACCGTGTTTGCTCCAACAGATGCGGCCTTTGAAGCACTTTACGAAGCCTTGGACGTAGCTGACATAGATGAGCTTGAAGCAGCTATCGGAAATGAAAAACTGGCAGAAGTATTACAGCACCACATTGTAGCTGCCCGCGTATTCTCTACCGACTTATCATCAGGTGCAGTAACTACGTTAAATCAGGACATCACCATTAACTTATCAAACCTAACCATCACAGATGGAAATGGTAGTACACCTGCAACAGGTCTTGTGCCTTCATTGCTGGACGTACACGCAACCAATGGTGTGATCCATGTAATTGATAAAGTACTGATCCCAGACGGAATCTTGTAG
- a CDS encoding histidine kinase codes for MFGVRYRYIFILALAIYSYINIRYTVGDKLFDFPISQLYLFLALALVVLGVWELNRFAESRLDKISAFFHKRVHPLILLFGISLLNVGAVCFVVMEGLYAVLNMPVQVNTAHLTLLMAFGFRVNLFLNCINAIVFYMTKLKRTQLEAEQLKKISIEARFEALRNQINPHFLFNSFNVLSTLVYKDQDTAARFIEQLSNVYRYLLYNQERKVVPLKDELAFIESYIYLLKIRFGENLSVKNEITRNGEHFYVAPAVLQMLIENAIKHNVVSRKNPLEIVLRSENGSIEVTNNLQEKEIKEESTQTGLRNIQDRYLFLTERQVKIEKSPARFTVKIPLLELSK; via the coding sequence GTGTTTGGGGTACGCTATCGATACATTTTTATACTGGCGCTTGCTATCTACTCGTATATCAACATTCGGTATACGGTAGGCGATAAGCTCTTCGATTTCCCCATCTCTCAACTTTATCTTTTTCTGGCGCTTGCCTTGGTTGTGCTTGGAGTCTGGGAACTGAATCGCTTTGCCGAATCCCGCCTCGATAAAATTTCTGCTTTTTTTCATAAGCGGGTACACCCGCTAATCTTACTGTTTGGTATTAGTCTTTTAAATGTTGGGGCTGTTTGTTTTGTGGTTATGGAAGGGCTGTATGCCGTTCTTAACATGCCGGTTCAGGTAAATACCGCTCACCTCACGTTGCTGATGGCATTTGGTTTCCGTGTAAACCTGTTCTTAAACTGCATCAATGCTATTGTGTTTTACATGACTAAGTTGAAGCGAACACAACTTGAGGCGGAGCAACTAAAGAAAATTTCTATTGAAGCCAGGTTTGAGGCGTTACGAAATCAAATCAATCCACACTTTCTTTTCAACAGTTTCAATGTGCTTTCAACGCTGGTTTATAAAGATCAGGATACGGCTGCAAGATTCATTGAGCAACTTTCTAACGTTTACCGGTATTTACTATATAACCAGGAACGAAAAGTAGTGCCCTTAAAAGATGAGCTTGCCTTTATTGAATCCTATATCTACTTGTTGAAAATTCGTTTTGGTGAAAATCTTTCTGTTAAAAACGAGATCACCAGAAACGGTGAACATTTTTATGTGGCTCCGGCCGTGCTGCAAATGTTGATTGAAAACGCCATTAAGCATAACGTGGTTTCAAGAAAAAACCCATTGGAAATCGTGTTGCGGTCAGAAAACGGTAGCATTGAGGTGACAAACAACCTCCAGGAAAAAGAGATCAAGGAAGAATCCACACAAACTGGGCTAAGGAACATTCAGGACAGATATCTGTTTTTAACAGAACGACAGGTAAAAATCGAAAAATCGCCTGCGCGGTTTACGGTAAAAATACCCCTGTTGGAACTATCGAAATGA
- a CDS encoding LytTR family DNA-binding domain-containing protein: MNVLIAEDEPLAAERLIDLLQECDPAIRVAEQVDSVKDLARFFESGKTADLLLLDIQLADGKSFEAFNKTNVTAPIIFTTAYDQYAIQAFKHFSIDYLLKPIRKNELEGALKKFNQIRQPFGNEQLSMLKQLLDQQGTKRYKERFLIKSGNKLQYKATEEAAYFFADGKLCYFVTKKENKKFLIDHTLEELETTIDPKNFFRISRKFILHIDAIHEIKGSVSARMEVKLAQPCEHELVVSRDRIQAFKTWLDR, encoded by the coding sequence ATGAATGTACTGATTGCTGAAGACGAACCGCTCGCGGCAGAACGCTTAATCGACCTTTTACAGGAATGCGACCCGGCCATAAGGGTTGCGGAACAGGTGGATAGCGTGAAAGACCTGGCTCGATTTTTTGAGAGCGGCAAAACTGCTGATTTACTTTTGCTGGATATTCAATTGGCAGATGGGAAAAGTTTCGAAGCGTTTAATAAAACAAATGTAACCGCCCCCATCATTTTCACCACTGCGTACGATCAATATGCCATTCAGGCGTTTAAGCATTTTAGCATTGATTATTTGCTAAAACCGATTCGTAAAAACGAGTTGGAAGGTGCATTGAAAAAATTCAATCAAATCCGTCAACCTTTTGGCAACGAACAACTAAGCATGCTGAAACAGTTGTTAGACCAACAAGGGACGAAAAGATACAAAGAGCGTTTTTTGATCAAATCAGGTAACAAACTTCAATACAAAGCAACGGAAGAGGCCGCGTATTTTTTTGCAGATGGCAAGCTTTGCTATTTCGTAACCAAAAAAGAGAACAAGAAATTTTTAATCGACCATACACTGGAGGAACTGGAAACAACGATTGACCCAAAGAACTTTTTTCGCATTAGCCGCAAATTCATTTTGCATATTGATGCCATTCATGAGATAAAAGGTTCCGTAAGTGCGCGCATGGAAGTAAAGCTAGCACAGCCTTGTGAACACGAGCTTGTGGTTAGCCGTGACCGCATACAGGCATTTAAAACTTGGTTGGATAGGTGA
- a CDS encoding ABC transporter permease, with protein sequence MQLNTEHINYIIKDLHYRGIVAEDIQDELVDHVCSATEDRMQQGHRFIDAYHDVLKSFGYTQGLRQTQVETLHAGNHKTKIMLKNYLTIAARNLRKHSFYSFINILGLSVGVAVCMIIVFFVVHEIRYDEHHEHADRIYRIKSEVIFGGNHWNMTYAPAPMAASLPMEIPEVEAAVHFRERGSYLVKRETENIKEKNVIWAGKDFFKIFTVPMLVGNPEKSLEEPNTMVISKRTAAKFFPGESALGQTLILDNRWNFKITGVYEDMPATSHFHFDLILSMEGLSEAKSPSWLSNNFQTYMLLHPDADPKAVEEKLMNLVMDRVAPQITQVLGDDFTIEKFKESGNKIEYTLQPLTDIHLKSDLTGEFEPNFNVTYVYLFSAVALFILAIACINFMNLSTARSANRAKEVGVRKVMGSFRSHLVRQFLSESILLSFFSFIIAIGIAYLLLPVFNDLASRQLSIPFQSTSFYLLLISGAIVTGLLAGVYPSFFLSAFKPVNVLKGNVSLGMKSGFIRSSLVVFQFAISIVLIISTLAVFNQLNFIQTKKIGFDKDLVIMVEDADALGNNRIAYKNEILKNSMIVNGTFSGFLPVSGTWRSDSPWWAEGKNPSQHENLVSLQNWAVDYDYLKTLGMTIKDGRDFSEDFPSDSSAVILNETAATNFGFEGSPIGKKILTFKGDEQGVNPDEMESLTVIGVVENFHFESLKENVGSVMLFLSTRPQGYLSFRFQSQDTKAVIDLLESKWKEMAPGQPFTYTFLDERFGNMYAAEMRLGKMFAIFAGFAIVIACLGLFALTAFTAEQRTKEIGIRKVLGASVTSIVVLLSKEFGKLVLIAFAIASPVAWWAVNKWLEDYQYKITLGWTVFGVAGLTAFVIALLTMSFQSIKAAVSNPVNSLRSE encoded by the coding sequence ATGCAACTCAACACTGAACATATTAACTACATCATCAAAGACCTTCACTACCGTGGAATAGTGGCAGAGGATATACAAGATGAGTTGGTTGATCATGTTTGTTCCGCCACAGAGGACAGAATGCAGCAAGGTCACCGATTTATTGATGCATACCACGATGTATTGAAATCATTTGGTTATACGCAAGGCCTTCGTCAAACACAAGTTGAAACATTACACGCAGGAAATCATAAAACTAAAATCATGCTTAAAAACTACCTCACCATAGCTGCACGCAATTTGCGCAAACATAGTTTCTATTCGTTCATCAACATACTTGGCTTATCTGTTGGTGTAGCCGTTTGTATGATCATTGTTTTTTTTGTGGTCCATGAAATCCGTTACGACGAGCATCACGAGCACGCGGATCGCATTTATCGGATTAAGTCGGAAGTTATTTTTGGTGGAAACCATTGGAACATGACCTACGCTCCAGCTCCTATGGCCGCAAGTTTGCCAATGGAGATTCCTGAAGTAGAGGCGGCTGTACATTTTCGTGAGCGTGGATCATATCTGGTAAAGCGCGAAACAGAAAACATCAAAGAAAAAAATGTAATCTGGGCCGGAAAAGATTTTTTTAAAATTTTCACAGTGCCCATGCTCGTGGGCAATCCTGAAAAAAGCCTTGAAGAGCCCAATACCATGGTCATCAGCAAACGCACCGCTGCAAAATTCTTTCCGGGAGAAAGTGCACTTGGACAAACGTTGATCCTTGACAATCGATGGAACTTTAAAATAACCGGTGTATATGAAGACATGCCTGCCACCAGTCACTTTCATTTCGATTTAATTCTATCCATGGAAGGGCTTAGTGAAGCAAAAAGTCCCAGCTGGCTTAGCAACAACTTTCAAACCTATATGCTGCTACATCCTGATGCTGACCCGAAAGCGGTTGAAGAAAAGCTGATGAATTTAGTAATGGATCGGGTGGCACCGCAAATTACACAGGTACTTGGAGATGACTTCACCATTGAAAAATTCAAAGAATCGGGCAACAAAATTGAGTACACCCTGCAGCCTTTAACTGATATTCATCTTAAAAGTGATTTGACAGGAGAATTTGAGCCAAATTTCAATGTTACGTATGTCTACTTGTTTAGTGCGGTTGCCTTGTTTATTCTGGCCATCGCCTGCATTAATTTCATGAACTTATCAACCGCGCGCTCTGCCAATCGTGCAAAAGAAGTTGGTGTACGAAAGGTGATGGGTTCATTTCGTTCGCACCTGGTTCGTCAGTTTCTTAGCGAATCCATTTTGCTCAGTTTCTTTTCCTTTATTATCGCTATTGGTATTGCCTACTTATTGCTGCCGGTCTTCAACGATCTGGCCAGTCGGCAACTTTCTATTCCCTTTCAATCAACTTCCTTCTACCTCCTCCTCATCAGCGGTGCTATTGTAACGGGCCTGCTGGCGGGTGTGTATCCATCATTTTTTCTTTCCGCTTTTAAGCCCGTAAACGTACTTAAGGGAAACGTTTCACTTGGCATGAAAAGCGGATTCATCCGCAGTTCGTTGGTTGTGTTTCAGTTTGCCATTTCCATTGTTCTGATTATTTCAACCCTTGCTGTGTTCAATCAGTTGAACTTCATCCAAACCAAAAAAATCGGGTTTGATAAAGATCTGGTAATCATGGTTGAGGATGCGGATGCACTGGGTAATAATCGAATTGCTTATAAAAATGAAATACTGAAGAACAGCATGATAGTAAACGGAACATTCAGTGGATTTTTACCGGTGTCGGGTACCTGGCGCAGCGATAGTCCCTGGTGGGCAGAAGGAAAAAATCCTTCACAACATGAAAACCTGGTGAGTCTTCAGAACTGGGCTGTTGATTACGACTACCTGAAAACATTAGGTATGACCATTAAAGATGGCCGCGATTTTTCAGAAGACTTTCCGTCCGACTCTTCGGCTGTTATCTTGAACGAGACTGCAGCAACGAACTTTGGTTTTGAAGGAAGCCCGATCGGTAAAAAGATTTTAACCTTTAAGGGTGATGAGCAGGGTGTAAACCCGGACGAAATGGAATCATTAACCGTAATCGGTGTTGTTGAGAATTTTCATTTCGAATCGCTGAAAGAAAATGTTGGTTCTGTTATGTTGTTTTTGAGTACACGACCTCAGGGATATCTCTCGTTTCGGTTTCAATCACAGGATACCAAGGCCGTTATCGACCTGCTGGAATCGAAGTGGAAAGAGATGGCGCCCGGCCAACCCTTTACGTATACCTTTCTTGATGAACGCTTCGGCAACATGTATGCTGCCGAAATGAGACTCGGTAAAATGTTCGCCATTTTTGCTGGCTTTGCTATCGTCATCGCTTGTCTTGGTCTGTTTGCACTTACTGCTTTTACTGCTGAACAGCGCACAAAAGAAATTGGTATCCGAAAAGTGTTGGGTGCCAGTGTCACCAGCATTGTTGTACTGCTGTCTAAAGAGTTTGGCAAACTGGTTCTCATTGCTTTTGCAATTGCTTCGCCTGTTGCCTGGTGGGCTGTAAACAAATGGCTGGAAGATTATCAATACAAAATCACCTTAGGTTGGACTGTGTTTGGCGTGGCTGGTCTTACTGCTTTTGTGATTGCGTTGTTAACCATGAGTTTCCAATCTATAAAAGCGGCTGTGAGTAATCCCGTGAATTCGTTGAGAAGCGAATAA
- a CDS encoding PadR family transcriptional regulator, translating to MHSPELLKGTLQTIVLKVLKDHGKMYGYEITQRVKELSADRILLTEGALYPTLHKLEAEGLLKTEVVNIGKRMRKYYALTAPGKAEAKERVTEFVDFIRTMQNVLNVQLI from the coding sequence ATGCATTCACCCGAACTCCTAAAAGGAACGCTGCAGACCATTGTGCTGAAGGTTCTGAAAGATCATGGAAAAATGTACGGCTACGAAATAACCCAACGGGTTAAGGAGCTTTCGGCTGACCGGATTTTGCTCACGGAAGGGGCGCTTTACCCTACGCTTCATAAGCTTGAAGCTGAGGGTTTGTTGAAAACAGAAGTTGTAAACATTGGGAAACGTATGCGCAAGTACTATGCTTTAACGGCTCCCGGTAAAGCTGAAGCAAAAGAGCGCGTAACTGAGTTTGTGGATTTTATCAGAACGATGCAAAACGTGCTGAACGTACAACTGATTTAG
- a CDS encoding site-2 protease family protein, translating to MKMKYSLSLGRVAGIQVFVHWTFLILIGYIVYSNLKQGMGTIDILWSILFILTLFACVTLHELGHALAARRYSIKTANITLLPIGGVAQLESMPEKPKEELVVALAGPMVNVVIAGLLFPLLSLSGGLDDLDVTRFSHHNFLPSLMVVNIWLAVFNMIPAFPMDGGRVLRALLSFKFERHVATRIAASIGQLLAIGFVFVGFFSNPFLIFIGVFIFLGAQGEAQYAQARSLLSGYTVANAVMKQIPALKPSDTIEYASDQLLASQNKNFLVVDGASVLGTLSRDEIIKALRENKGAETVDRFMNREFLSFQIQMPLEEAWTTMRTKQQSAAPVFSNNELVGMLDTENVAEFLMISEATKKD from the coding sequence ATGAAAATGAAATACTCGTTATCTCTTGGTCGTGTTGCAGGCATACAGGTTTTTGTGCACTGGACTTTCCTGATTCTGATTGGATATATCGTTTACAGTAACCTGAAACAAGGCATGGGTACAATTGATATTCTTTGGAGTATCCTATTCATCCTTACCTTATTTGCGTGTGTTACGCTGCACGAGTTGGGTCATGCTCTTGCGGCCAGGCGCTACAGCATTAAAACCGCCAACATCACGTTACTGCCCATTGGTGGTGTGGCTCAACTGGAATCCATGCCCGAAAAGCCCAAAGAAGAATTGGTGGTTGCGCTTGCCGGCCCAATGGTAAATGTAGTAATCGCAGGGTTGCTTTTTCCTTTACTGAGCTTAAGTGGTGGACTTGATGATCTTGATGTTACCCGGTTCAGTCATCATAATTTCTTACCATCACTTATGGTTGTTAACATTTGGCTAGCGGTATTTAACATGATCCCTGCATTTCCAATGGACGGTGGTCGTGTATTACGTGCATTGCTTTCGTTTAAGTTCGAACGCCATGTGGCCACGCGTATTGCAGCCTCAATCGGGCAGTTGCTGGCCATTGGTTTTGTTTTTGTCGGGTTCTTCTCCAACCCTTTCCTGATTTTTATTGGCGTATTCATTTTTCTTGGCGCACAGGGTGAAGCACAGTATGCGCAAGCAAGATCGTTGCTTTCAGGATACACGGTTGCTAATGCTGTGATGAAACAAATTCCCGCATTAAAACCATCAGACACAATTGAATATGCTTCCGATCAGTTACTGGCCTCACAAAACAAAAATTTTCTGGTTGTGGATGGAGCAAGTGTGCTGGGTACGCTAAGTCGGGATGAAATTATCAAGGCGTTGCGCGAAAATAAGGGGGCAGAAACCGTTGATCGATTTATGAATCGTGAGTTCCTTTCGTTTCAAATACAAATGCCCCTTGAAGAGGCCTGGACTACCATGCGCACAAAACAACAGTCTGCGGCACCGGTATTCAGCAATAATGAGTTGGTGGGCATGTTAGATACCGAAAACGTGGCTGAATTTCTGATGATCAGCGAAGCCACCAAAAAAGACTGA
- a CDS encoding alpha/beta hydrolase: protein MPHINCNNASLFYIDEGTGEETIVFSHGLLFSHEMFRAQIDFFKSRYRCIAYDHRGQGQSEITKTGYDMDGLFLDAAALIENLQLGPVHFVGLSMGGFVGMRLASRKPHLIKSLTLMETSADGEVNKLKYSALNLIFKVAGSKPIYKKIMNILFGKTFITDPQRAEERVFWEKMMTLPKTVTRAVNGVINRSSVFGEISSIQKPTLVIVGEEDVATTPEKAQRIHKQINGSVLEIIPGAGHSSTIEKPDEVNYILEKFLSHVRVDGNHFTSAEK, encoded by the coding sequence ATGCCGCACATTAATTGCAATAACGCCAGTTTGTTTTACATCGATGAGGGTACCGGAGAGGAGACCATCGTGTTTTCACACGGACTTTTGTTTTCGCATGAAATGTTTCGTGCACAAATCGATTTTTTCAAAAGCCGGTATCGATGCATTGCCTATGACCACCGCGGCCAGGGCCAAAGCGAAATAACCAAAACGGGTTATGATATGGATGGCTTGTTTCTGGATGCCGCTGCACTTATTGAAAATTTGCAGTTAGGGCCCGTCCATTTTGTTGGCTTAAGCATGGGGGGATTTGTGGGTATGCGGTTAGCTTCACGGAAACCGCATTTGATAAAAAGCCTTACACTAATGGAGACTTCTGCTGATGGTGAAGTGAACAAATTGAAGTACAGTGCGCTAAACCTGATCTTCAAGGTTGCAGGCAGTAAGCCCATCTATAAGAAAATTATGAACATTCTTTTCGGTAAAACATTTATCACCGATCCACAACGAGCTGAAGAAAGAGTATTTTGGGAAAAAATGATGACTTTACCCAAAACGGTTACTCGTGCTGTAAATGGTGTGATAAACCGAAGCAGTGTATTTGGTGAGATCAGCTCCATACAAAAACCAACGCTGGTCATTGTTGGCGAGGAAGATGTAGCAACAACGCCTGAAAAGGCTCAGCGCATCCATAAGCAAATCAATGGCTCGGTACTGGAAATCATACCTGGTGCTGGCCATAGCTCAACCATTGAAAAACCAGATGAGGTGAACTATATCCTTGAAAAATTTCTGAGTCATGTTCGGGTTGATGGAAATCATTTTACATCAGCTGAAAAATAG
- a CDS encoding DinB family protein, giving the protein MKSELFTHQYELVQSSRNVVLDFCMSFREGDYTKGLMFDGKSICNLHIHTANTYQGWIMTIARNLQAERYKEAEYQSPQSIKELFQEIDAMVFSFIQESAHNWLETLEAEIRGKKYSITRAQIFTHVITHEFHHKGQVLMLARQMGYTPPDTDIIRI; this is encoded by the coding sequence ATGAAAAGTGAACTTTTTACGCACCAGTACGAGTTGGTACAATCCTCAAGGAATGTTGTATTGGATTTTTGTATGTCTTTTCGAGAAGGAGATTATACCAAGGGCTTAATGTTTGATGGCAAAAGCATCTGTAACCTCCACATACACACTGCCAATACGTATCAAGGTTGGATTATGACCATAGCACGTAACCTTCAGGCAGAGCGATACAAAGAGGCTGAATATCAATCCCCTCAGTCAATCAAAGAATTATTTCAGGAGATTGACGCCATGGTATTTTCCTTTATTCAGGAGAGCGCGCACAACTGGTTGGAAACCCTGGAAGCAGAGATTAGAGGTAAAAAGTATAGTATAACACGCGCTCAGATTTTTACACACGTAATCACACACGAATTCCATCACAAAGGACAAGTATTGATGCTGGCCAGGCAGATGGGTTATACCCCACCGGATACGGACATTATCCGAATTTGA